The sequence below is a genomic window from Nostoc flagelliforme CCNUN1.
TGAAGACTGGGTTGAGTGGTTAAGGCGTTTTGGCGACAGATTGCTAGCATCACCTACACCCAATAATGAAATAGCTGCACGGTTAGTGCAATTGGGTGAGTTGAACATCGGAGAAATTGGAGATGTTGCTTATAGTATCGGGATGCAGTTGTTGACACGCAATCAAGGCGAACCAATTTGGGAATATGAAGGGCCAGATGCTTTTAGCACGATACCATCTGAGCCAAGCGCCCCCATATCAGAGTCAGTAGATGCGCCAGAGAACCCCCCGGAGGGAGAATACCAAACTGTCACCCTAGAAGAGTTGTTTGTGATGTTGCAGGAAGATGAAAACTTGCGCCAGCAAATTGCTCAACAGCTTGCCGTTGAGACAGATGATCCAGAACTGCTTGTCCAGGCATTAATTAATCAATTATATCCTGCCGGTCAATCGACTACAGAGCAAACAGAAAATTAACGACTTGGCATCAAGAGTCGAATTTAGAAATTGTAACGTTGTAATGCTGTACTCTTGAAGTTCTGTATATTTTTTGCTAACCTGCGACGGAAGCCCTGTCCCGATCTAATGGATTTTTACGTAATTGATGATTTTTTTAACACAACGATGGCTACAATCTAGAAAAACAAAATCCAATAGTGTGGCAGATGCTCAGGCGGATATCGCAGTCGCTTAGAAGGTTTTTAAAGCGCCTCATTGCAAGTAAGCAGGCTAGTTCTCTCAAGGGTGCGAGAGGACACAATCTGGTGGAGATGCTACCAGAACTAACCAATGCGGATCTGGAACAATTGTTTATCCAATTGTTAGAAGGCGTGCATCAAGCACGAGGACGACAGTGGGCATTGAGGTATCTGCAACGGGTAGAAAATCGCATTCCGGCTGAACGCTGGATAGATTGGTTGGTGATGTTTGGCGAAAGCTTGCTAGCTTCACCGACACCGAATCCTCTTTTAGCAACAATGATGGTGCAATTGGGGGAACTTGGTGTTGGCAGAATTGGAGATGTTGCTTATAACATTGGCATCCGGCTGATGCAAAACTCACCCACACAGATAGAAAATGAGGAGAATTATCCAGAAGAGGACTTAGAAATCACTCCTGGGCAAGAACTGATCCGCAATTTAGGCGAACAGTTATGGGAGTATGATGAACCAGATGTAATAGAAACGACTCCTGGGCAAGAACTGATCCGCAATTTAGGCGAGCAGTTATGGGAGTATGATGAGCCAGATGTGGTACAAATCACAACTGATGAAGAAATTATCTCAACTTCGCCTGGGCAAGAGCTAATCCGCAGCTTAGGTGAGCAGTTATGGGAATATGATTTGCCAGATGTTGAACCAATAACGTCAGCGCCTGAAAATGTCTCTTTTGAGGAAACATTCACCGAGAATTTAGAGCAAGTGGTATTGGAGTATGAAAGGGATGAGGCCCAAACCACAATACCCGAAAATTTTCCTCTCCCCGCCGCAGAAGATTCAATCACCTCATTAGACCAACTGAGGTTCGATGATGAAGAAGTTGTTCAAATTACAACAAGAGCAAATCTCCTTTCTACTAGACAAAGAACTGAATTAACAACTTCTCCCTCAGTAGAAACCTGGGATAACACTTTGACAAATTTAGAGCCAAATGTGGCTAATACATTAGATGAGTTGTGGGTGAGATTGGATCAAAGTACCAATTTAGTCCAGCAACTTGCTTCTAATTTGGCAGTTCAAAGCAGTAATTCCCCTGGTATAATTGAGCGACGTGGCGATGATCCTGTTACCCAGGCTCAAGGGTGCTTTTACCAAGGTCTAAGCCAAGCGAAAATAGGTGATTTGTTAGGCGCGATCGCATCTTATGACCAAGCTATCGAACTTCAACCACAATTATCAGAATATTGGTTTAACCGAGGCTTGACCCTGTTCCATTTAGAACGTTTTGATGAAGCGATCGCATCTTACGAAACCGCTACACAACTAAAACCCGACTTCTACAAAGCTTGGTACAATCGCGGTGGAACTCTCGGAGAATTAGGATACTTTGAAGAAGCGATCGCTTCTTTTGACAAAGCCATAGAAATCAAGCCAGATTACCAAGAAGCTTGGTCTAGCAAGGGTTTGGCACTGCTGAAATTAGGTTGGCTACCCGAAGCTATTTCTAGTTATGACCAAGCGCTATATTTGGAACCAGAAGACCAAGAAAACTGGTATCACCGTGGCATAGCCCTAGCTGTAAGCGAACAATTTCCAGAAGCGATTATATCCTATGACAAAGCGCTAGAAATTAACCCAGAGTATCACGAAGTTTGGATAGATCGGGGTGTAGTGCTGTTTAATTTAGGAAGATGGTCAGAAGCGATCGCCTCCTGGGATAAAGCACTATCAGTTCAAGCCGACTTCTACTTAGCTTGGTACAACCGGGGTATAGCGTTAGACAACTTAGGACGTAGACAAGAAGCGATCGCCTCCTATCAACAAACGATCGCCATTAAACCCGACTTCCACTTAGCTTGGTATAATCAGGCAGTAGCATTGTTTTATTTAGAACAATTTGCTGAAGCGATCGCTTGTTATGACAACGCTTTGCAAATTAAACAAGATTATTGGGAAGCTTGGATTGGTCGGGGAACTGCGATCGGTCATTTAGTTAATGCTGAGGCATTGCAGATTTCGAGTAGTATAACAGCGACAAATCCCGCCTTACAACAGGGCGGCTACGAAGGGAAATTAGCCAGCTACGAGGAAGGGTTAAAGCATCTGCGGACAGATACCCATCCAGAAGGTTGGGGTAGATTGCATTTTGCGATCGCTAATACTTATTACGATCAAGGCAAAAAAAATACTAATCCCCGCGATTATTGGCGCAAAGCTGCATCAGAGTATCATCAGGCGCTGTTAACCCTCACACTAGAATATTTTCCCCAGCTGCACCTAGAGGTTTTGCAATCTCTAAGCAAAGTGCTGATGGGTTTGGGACAAACAACACAAGTTCAAGAATTGCTGCAACGCGGTACATATTTATTGCGACAATTGCTGAGTGAAGAAACTCGCTCAGAGGAAAGTAAAAAACAGTTAGCCCTAAAATTTGCAGGCTTTGATCAATTAGCAGTTGATTTAGCCGTAGAGTCCGGTGATTTAGTTGAAGCCTGGGAAATTGCCGAACAAGGCAAAAATGCTTGTTTAAATTGGCTGCTTTATGGCTGGAATGATAATATTTACTCCCCTTATTATAGTGCAATTCAACAACTATTCAATCCCACAACAGCAATTATTTACTGGCATATTAGTCCAGTCGCCTTACACACATTTATTCTCAAAGACCAAGCGCCATCACCGATCCTCCTGTTTACACCCATGCAAGATACTGGGGCAATACCTTTAGGAGAAGACGCTATCCGTCTAAATGAATTACCTCTACCCGAAGCAGTACAACGCCTAATTGAATTTGAAAAATGGCTAGAAGATTGGCATCAACAATACCAAGAATATCGCAGCACCGCCCAAGATAAAGAAAGTAAAAGCCAGCATTCTTGGCGAGTTGATATGGAACAGAAGCTATTGCAACTGTATGAAATCCTGAATATTTCTACAATTGCACAGGAACTCGAAGGTATCACCCAACTGGTTTTAATTCCTCACCGTGACTTGTACAGATTGCCCATTCATACCCTCTTCCATCTTCCTTCCCCATCGCCGGAAGAATTGCCGAATGTGGAGTCAAATTTCAGTGTTACCTATCTACCTAGTGCCCAAATAGGTTTATCAATAAGAACTGAAGATATCTGGCAATGGCAAAATCAATTATTGCTCAGTATTGAACATCCAGAGAATACAGGTTATCCCCCACTCAAATTTGCCAAACTTGAGTCGGAAGTTGTTAGCCAGATGTTCAATAATATCCAAAGAATTCAGGGTTCAGAAGCTATAAAAAATATTGTTGAAAACGCCTTATTTGATAATTACAATATCTTACATTTTACTGGTCATGTCACTAATAATTTAATTGAACCCAAAAACTCAGAATTAGCATTAGCCGGTGAAGACAAAATTACTCTAGCTGAAATCTGCCAACATAATCTAGCAAGTTACAACCTTATTACCCTCTCCACCTGTGAAAATTTAAGTACTAGCAACCACACTATCAGCAGCGAATATGTAAGTTTAGTGACTGGTTTTGTGAGTCAGGGCGTTCCTCATGTAGTGAGTACTCTCTGGAGTGTAGAATCTTCAGCTAGTGCCTTGGTAATGATAGAGTTTTACCGACGATTACAGCCCAATAAATCAGCAGTTACTGCCTTAGCTGAAGCAACGCGATGGCTGAAAGAACTAACTGCTGGAGAACTGACAAAATGGTATGAAGATGTCTTAAATAATTTGCATCCTGAAGAATTGCGAATTCAAACTTATTTAGCCACACAACTATATAGAAATAGTAAAATGGCATCAGATAAAAATCTTTATAATCATCCTTACTATTGGGCAGCATTCACGATTACAGGTAAGCCGAATTAATCTTTTAAAACTTAGTCAAAGTAATTATTGAAGAAGTCAGAAGTCAGAATTCAGGAGTCAGAATTTAGGAATCAGAATAATGGAAAAATCAGCAGCTAACTTACTTTACTTATGAATATACTTATGATATGGCGGTTCTCGTTTGAGTAGGTACTGAACCCCACCCCCTGCCTATTATCAAGCTATCATTTTAAAACTTGCAAAAGCTTTGTACAAAACTTTTGACTTTTGACTTTTGACCCTTCGACTGCGCTCAGGGTCAAGGCTGAGCGAAGCCGAAGCCTTGACTTTTGACTTCCGCCCTGCGGTAATGCATCTTGTGGAAGTTCCTCAAATATCGATATCCATAGGAGACTAGAGAAAGAAGAAGAAAATATATCTGATACGTTTTCAAGCAGCGAAGGCTGTAACTAGTTAAGGAGGATTTATGCGTGCAGTACTAATGGCGGGGGGTTCGGGAACGCGGCTTCGCCCGTTAACTTGCGATCTGCCTAAACCGATGGTGCCGATCCTTAATCGACCAATAGCCGAACATATTATCAATCTCCTCAAACGACATCAAATTACAGAAGTTATTGCGACATTACATTATTTACCTGATGTATTGCGAGACTATTTTCAAGATGGCAGTGATTTTGGCGTCCAGATGACATACGCCGTCGAAGAAGATCAACCTCTGGGTACAGCAGGCTGTGTGAAAAACATTGCTGAACTTCTTGATGAAACCTTTTTAGTCATTAGCGGTGATAGCATAACAGATTTTGACCTCACGGCAGCGATCGCATTTCACAAACAAAATAAGTCAAAAGCTACTTTGATTTTAACCAGGGTTCCCAACCCAATTGAATTTGGGGTGGTGATTACCGATAAGGAAGGACGAATTCGGCGATTTCTAGAAAAACCCTCTAGTAGTGAAATTTTTTCCGATACCGTCAACACTGGCACTTACATTCTCGAACCAGAAGTTTTAGAATATCTGCCAGCAAACGTTGAATGTGACTTTTCCAAAGACTTATTCCCTTTGCTATTAGCAAAAGATGAGCCAATGTATGGTTACATTGCTCAAGGTTACTGGTGTGATGTCGGTCACTTAGATGCCTATCGTGAGGCTCAGTATGACGCCTTAGATCGGAAAGTGCAACTAGATTGTGCCTACAAAGAAGTTTCCCATGAATTATGGGTAGGTCAAAACACTTACATTGACCAGACGGCTGTGATTCAAACCCCAGCAGTGATTGGTGATAATTGCCGCATCGGGGCAAGAGTACAAATTGAGGCGGGAACCGTAATTGGAGATAATGTCACTATTGGCGCTGATGCTAATCTCAAACGTCCGATAGTGTGGAATGGTGCATTTATTGGCGAGGAAGCAGCACTTTCTGCCTGCGTGATTTCCCGTGGAACTCGTGTAGACCGCCGCGCTCAAGTATTAGAAGCTGCGGTTGTGGGTTCGCTTTCCACGGTGGGAGAAGAAGCCCAAATTAGCCCCGGCGTGCGCGTTTGGCCCAGTAAAAAGATTGAGTCAGGGGCAGTTTTAAACATTAACTTAATTTGGGGGAACACCGCCCAACGGAATTTATTTGGTCAACGTGGTGTCCAAGGATTAGCTAATATCGACATCACCCCAGAATTCGCCGTGAAATTGGGATCTGCTTACGGTTCTACCTTAAAACCAGGTTCTAAGGTAACGGTTTCCCGTGACCAGCGTAATATCTCTCGGATGGTGACGCGATCGCTGATTGCTGGTTTGATGTCAGTAGGTATTGATATTCAAAACCTCGATGCTACAGCTATCCCCATTGCCCGCACGGTTATACCCACAATGTCGGTAACTGGTGGTATCCATGTGCGGGTACACCCTGATCGCCCTGACTACATTCTGATTGAATTTATGGATGCCAAGGGCATTAATATTACCAAAGCCCTGGAAAAGAAAATTGAAGGGGCTTATTTTAAGGAGGATATGCGGCGGGCGCTAATTCATGAAATTGGCGATGTATCTTATCCTAGCCAAGTTATGGATCGGTACTGCACTGCTTTTGAGAAACTTTTGCATGTTCATACACTCCGCAACAGCCGCGCAAAAGTGGTGATTGACTATGTTTATGCAGTATCGGGGGCAGTTTTACCCCAAATGCTGGATAAATTTGGTGCTGATGCAGTAGTACTGAATGCCAGTGTCAATAAAACGGCGATGTCAATCACAGATCGCGAAGGACTGCTGACTCAGTTAGGTCATGTAGTGGAGGCGTTGAAAGCTAACTTTGGTGTGCAAGTCTCGGCTAATGGAGAACAGCTGATTTTAGTTGATGAATCAGGCTTCCCAATTCGTGGAGAAATGTTAACAGCACTGATGGTAGACATGATTCTGACGGCTAACCCCAGAGGAACGGTAGTAGTGCCAGTTCATGCTTCCAGTGCTATTGAACAAGTCGCCCGTCGTCACGATGGTAGAGTGATTCGCACTAAAGCCAACCCTACAGCTTTAATGGAGGCTTGTCAAAAAAACCCGAATGTGGTTTTGGGAGGTAGTGGAGATACTGGTTTTATTTTTCCGCAACTGCATCCGGGATTTGATTCCATGTTCTGCATTGCGAAGATAATTGAGATGTTGACTATACAGGAGCGATCGCTTGCTGCTGCGCGGTCAGAATTGCCCCGTGTAATTCACAAAACTTATACAATACGCTGCCCGTGGACTGCCAAAGGTGCTTTGATGCGTTACTTGGTGGAAACTCATCCAGCCCAAAACCTAGAACTCATTGATGGAGTGAAAATTTGTCAACCCTACGATGACAGCTGGCTGTTAGTTTTACCTGATGCCAGCGAACCACTGGTGCATTTGTATGCAAATAGCAACGATCGCGAATGGGTAGATGAGACTGTGAGAAACTACCGCACCCGTGTACAGACTTTTGTGGAAAGACAACAAGAATATCAACCCGCCGAAGCGTAACTTGTAATACTTCCGCTACGCTCAGTATAAGTTCGTAATTCGTAATTGAATTTTTTAATTACGAACTACGAATTATGTTGACCATCCGCCCAACTATCGGAAGAAAAGTAGGCTTTGACTTTTGCCTCTGTAGTTTACTCAAAGTATTGAAAGGTTACAAAAAATATAGATAATTTCTCTTTATCAATTATAAATTTAAAATACTACTAAAGAAAGAATATAGTAATCTTAAATCATTGGTTAAAAGTTAGATACCCGATTTCTTAAAGAAGCTAGGTATCTGGAAAATGATAATTTTTATAAATAAAATAGGATTGCTATAACTAACCTTCTTACAATGCTTTGATAGGGGTTCAAAATTCTCATTGAGGGCATTCTGGTATTGGCACGAAAGTACTCCAAGTTCTGGCTCAATAGTTCAATCAAGCCACCATCATCACTCACACTTTTTTGTGGTGAAGGTATTGAAGTGAATAAGTTTATTAGGGAGCATCCACTTTCGGCGGATCTACTTTTTTAGATGAACTATATAGTAGGGTTTTTGGAGTACCAGAATTATGTTTCTTCCAAAAGTGGATGCTCCCGTTTATTATGTTGTGACGAGTTGAAAATTATTACTTGGCACGACAAAAGGCCCATAGCGGACTGGGCGGATCGATTTTTTACCAGCTAATATTAATTGATGGCGTGATAAAATCACTGCCAATATTAACTTCATCTCAAATGTAGCCAAAGCTGCACCAATACATAAACGATTGCTACCACCAAACGGCAGATACTGATAAGCAGAATACTGCTTTTGTAAAAATCTTTCGGGTTGAAACTGTTCCGGTTGAGGATAGATATCCTCTCTGTGGTGGGCTAGATAAATTGAGATGCTTAAGCGAGTACCGGCAGGTAGTTGATAACCTATGAGATTGAAGTCTTTAGTAAGGAGGCGAGTTGGAACAAACATAGTTGGCGGGGAAATGCGTAGTGTCTCTTGGCAGACAGCACTCAGATAGGGCAAACAAGAAATAGCAGTAGGATCGAGATTACCTGCAAGACTATTTAGTTCACAAAGTAGCGCTTCTCGCACTCTCGGTTGATGGTAAATCCAATACAAAGCCCAAGATAAAGCTGTAGCACTACTTTCATAACCAGCAATCAAAAGAGTCATGAGTTGATCATGTAACTCTACATTGCTCATCGCATTCCCCTGCTCGTTACGTGCTGACATCAGCATCGAAAGAATATCTCGACGTTCAATGTCTGGTTGCAATCGCCTCTGTTGAATTTCAACATCTAAGATTTGAGCAATTTGCCTCTGTAACCGCAGAAAATTTCCCCACGGACTCCAATCACCTAAATCCTTTCGCAAGAACTTAAAAAATAGTAAGCTAAGGTTTAAAGGCGATTCTATGACTGCCATCTTTTGCAATAGCAGTTGTTCTAACTGTTCATACCTTTGGCCCTCACTGATGCCGAACACGACCTTCATCATTAATTGCAAACTCATTTCTTGCATGAATTGCCTAACTGAAAAAGGCTTGCCTATTGTCCACTTACTACTGACTTTTTCGGCAATTTTGCAAATTACATCTCCCATATCGGTTAGTCGTTTACCATGAAAAGGTGGCATCAAAAGCTTTCGTTGCTCTTTGTGATACTCACCATTCATTAAAAAGATAGATTTGTCTCCTGCTAAAAGATTAATTAGGTCATTATCCTCACTAGAAAATAGCTCTGGATCTGCTGTCAAAATTTCTTGAATTGCTTGTGGATTACTTGTGAAGACTGTAGTTTCAAAACCAGAGCAAAGTGGGCTAATATTGGCAATGAAGATATCTCCATAACGTTGACTATAGGTTCTGTAAAAATCTATAGGATCGGCAATCCAATGGATTATTTGTAGTAAAGGAGGAGTTTTTGCTGCAATTGGTAGCTTCATTAAGGTATCCTTATAAAAATTTCAATTTAACAATTTGCTGACTGTCAGTTCGCTTATTTAAATCTGACTTTTCAAATTACTGACGTAGAACTATAGCTGTTTCAGGCTTTCCCAAAATTGCGATCGCCTATGGCGGATGGGCACAATGGTGGAATTTAGTAGTTAATTTTAACTACTAAATTCCAAATCAAAAAGGAAATGAAAAATTGCCTATAAAGCTTGAAACCCTAATTCAGATATCGGTTTTAGGAAATTCGAGCAGATGTCAAAAATTGTTTGACTCAGCACAAGTCAAGTATTATATTTTCTGTGATATTCGCCCCCTCTAAACGCTTATCTTCAATGGACTAATGTCTGCTCGCTAAACAAAAACTTCAGATGCTTAAAATTGCTCATACCGGGAACTACCAATTGACCAATCACAATTACCAGTAATCCAATATTGAAGTCCCTTGATAAAACGTAAAAAATTCTCCTCTATCTGTGGTGATTTATATACGGGAAGCTCAAGCAAAAGCTGTTCAAACTTATTAACTTCTTTGTCATGCATTGTTTTTACTTGAGTAAACGCAGACTGTAAATTAATATTTTTGTGTTTATGCAATACGTAAACTAAATTATGAACATCTTGATATTTCCTTTCTTTAGAGTAAGAAAATATATCATTACTCCAACAAACAATATTGCAGGCAAGTTGCTGTAAACTTTGTCCCACTCCACTTTGTACTATGTAAAATGGTAGTTCTATACCTTCAGTGATTTGCATTAAAGCAAAACATGGGTACATAGCGCCCGAAAAACTACGCATGGCGATATAATCTTCAACGTCTGGAATGATTCCTAACTTGCGATTTCGAGCCCTATATATCAGGTGAAAGTATGTCGAAAAAAATCGGTCTGTTCTACGGTACTCAAACTGGCAACACTGAATCTGATGCTGAAAAAATCCGGGATGAGTTTGGTGATGAGGTTGTAACATTACATCCCCTTTATGAGGCGGATGCTACCACCTTTGATGAATATGAATTGCTGATTATTGGCTCTCCCACTTGGGATATTGGTCAACTTCAGAGCGATTGGGAAAGTTTTTTCCCCGATCTGGATGAAATAGATTTTAGTGGTAAGCGGGTTGCCTATTTTGGTGATGGAGACCAATATGGCTATGCCGATAACTTCCAGGATGCAATGGGAATTCTGGAAGAAAAAATTTCCCAACGAGGCGGTAAAACAGTTGGCTACTGGCCAACTGAGGGTTATGACTTTGAGAATTCTAGAGCTTTGAAAAATGGCAAATTAGTTGGGCTGGCACTTGATGAAGGTAGTCAATCCGATCTAACAGACGAGCAAATTAAAACTTGGGTTACTCAGTTGAAAACAGAATTTGGTTTGTAGAGATTAGAGGCACGCAGCTAGCTGTGCGCCTCTATTGAAATTGATAATTTAGAAGTTATAGGTAGTTATGTCTGATTCATTTGATGTTCTGTGGTTAAATGCTAGTCCTATTTTGAAACGTTTTGATAAACCATTACTTGAATATTTATCTGGGTATATGAGAATCGCCCAGTGGGAATACCAGCAAACTAAAGATGAAGCCAGTTCTATAGACCAAGCTGTAGAGTTGCTGTATGAGTTTTTAGAATGGCGCGATCGCCCCGTGCATTTGGCAGGTCATGGTATGAGTGGTGCGATCGCCTTAAGCTTTGCTCGGCGATTTCCGCAAAAAGTGCGATCGCTAACTCTGCTGGCTGTTGCAGCTCAACCTGCAAACAATTGGCAAGCTCACTATTACTTTCAACGACAACTTTTTAGCATCAGCCGTGAACTAGTTTTGGCAAGCACCGTTCGCAGTCTATTTGGAAATCAACCGCCTCATACTACTAAGAAGTTAGTAGCTGCCTTAGATAAAGATTTAGAACAATCTCCATCATCACACTCTTTATTTAAGTTGGTTTATTTACCCAAGGGTGGAGTTTCTATGCCAATGATGGTATGTGGTAGCAAGAGTGATCCGGTAGTCAACTCAACTGTATTGCATGACTGGTTGAATTGGTTGAAGCCAGAAGATAAGCTTTGGGAATGCCCAGAAGGATATCATTTTTTTCACTACTTCTATCCTCAACAGGTTGGCGAACAGATTTTGAGTTTTTGGCAACACCACCATCCGCATCTAGTAGAAGCATCTGCACTATCTTTTAGCAGTTCTACAAATTAGTAACTTTGAGAGTGCGATGTCTGACGACAAGCCTTACGGCTACGCATTTATGAAATTGAGGTGTTTTAGGGGTGCGTAGCTTGCCGCCATAGGCATCGCTAATTATTGATGCGTTCATCCTCTCAAGCTGGGTGTAATCATTCGGATAGGCGTTCTCGGAAATAAAAACGATATAAATTACAAAGGCATTGAACTTCATTTCCTTTAAATTCAATTAAGCCCAGACTACGTAATTTAAAAGTTTGTACAGAGTCTAGCTTTTATAGTCATACTTTATATGGCTAATAGTTTAAATTATACCTAGAAATCGTGTTGAGGTACTTCAAAGTTGTGTTGAGGTACTTCAAAGTCGTGTTGAGGTACTCCAAAGTCGTGTTGAGGTACCCCAAAATCGTGTTGAGGTACTCCAAAATCGTGTTGAGGTACTTCAAAGTTGTGTTGAGGTACTTCAAAGTTGTGTTGGAGTACTTCAAAGTTGTGTTGAGGTACTTCAAAGTTGTGTTGAGGTACTTCAAACTTTGTCGCACCGCGATCAAGTACACAGGGGGAGCATCCACTTTCGGCGGATCTACTTTTTTAGATGAACCATATAGTAAGGTTTTCGGAGTATCAAAATTATGTTTCTTCCAAAAGTGGATGCTCCCGTACACAGGTAGTATCGTAGTATCGCTTTTATAAATCTCCACAAACAAAGCGATGTCTACGACAGGCTACGTCTACGCTTGACTTTTAAAACAGCCGCTACAATTATCTTTAAGAGACAGGCGCATTGGTTACTGTTGATCAAGCCCAATCCAGAGTGCGTATTCTACCAATTAGGCGCGGATAGTCTTAGGGAAATATTGCTAACTCAGTTTCTGGGTTAAAAAAGTGAATTTTCTCTGGAGTTAGAGATAACCATAGTTGCTCACCAGCTTGTACAAATCGCTCTGGTGGTCTGTCCTGGAAGTGCGTAGCTATAGATTAATACGCTTGGGTTAAGAAATTTATCCGTTGAGGCAGGCTGTTCTTGAGCAGGGGGTGCTGGCGTTGCAGGGGGGAGAAAAAAGCTTATCTGAACCGTATTGAGCTATAGACTCATTTTTTCGGTAATAGCCAATCGTATAAGTTCGTAGTAGGTGCTTTAGCGCTAAAGCGCCTACTACGAACAATGCCTACCCTTCAATCTAACCAATTAATTTCTGCCAGCTAGCAGGCCCGAAAATCCCATCGGCATCTAAACCATTTTGCTTTTGAAAGTTCTTAATAGCAACCTCTGTTTGCGGCCCGTAGACGCCATCATTCTCAACACCTAAACGGTATTGCAAGTATCTGACAACTGCACCACCAGCATGGTTTGCTCTGATAATTCGTTTTGCCAAAATTAGATTTATGGCATTCCATGTAGTTGAGTCAGCAATTCCAGTCGGTTGAACTCCAACAATAGTCTGAAATTTTTCTACGGCAGATTTTGTATTAGCTCCGGTGAAGCCATCTTCGACTAACGCCTTACCATTTCTATCAGTTATTTTGAGTCGATTTAAGGATTTTTGCAGTCTGAGAATAGTGGCATCTGCATTATCTTCTTCATCTTGTACAGGGTT
It includes:
- a CDS encoding terpene synthase family protein gives rise to the protein MLQPHHQTHPGFFQHQIQCCQFEYRRTDRFFSTYFHLIYRARNRKLGIIPDVEDYIAMRSFSGAMYPCFALMQITEGIELPFYIVQSGVGQSLQQLACNIVCWSNDIFSYSKERKYQDVHNLVYVLHKHKNINLQSAFTQVKTMHDKEVNKFEQLLLELPVYKSPQIEENFLRFIKGLQYWITGNCDWSIGSSRYEQF
- the fldA gene encoding flavodoxin FldA, whose protein sequence is MSKKIGLFYGTQTGNTESDAEKIRDEFGDEVVTLHPLYEADATTFDEYELLIIGSPTWDIGQLQSDWESFFPDLDEIDFSGKRVAYFGDGDQYGYADNFQDAMGILEEKISQRGGKTVGYWPTEGYDFENSRALKNGKLVGLALDEGSQSDLTDEQIKTWVTQLKTEFGL
- a CDS encoding alpha/beta fold hydrolase, with the protein product MSDSFDVLWLNASPILKRFDKPLLEYLSGYMRIAQWEYQQTKDEASSIDQAVELLYEFLEWRDRPVHLAGHGMSGAIALSFARRFPQKVRSLTLLAVAAQPANNWQAHYYFQRQLFSISRELVLASTVRSLFGNQPPHTTKKLVAALDKDLEQSPSSHSLFKLVYLPKGGVSMPMMVCGSKSDPVVNSTVLHDWLNWLKPEDKLWECPEGYHFFHYFYPQQVGEQILSFWQHHHPHLVEASALSFSSSTN